One segment of Pseudoalteromonas rubra DNA contains the following:
- a CDS encoding PAAR domain-containing protein translates to MPAISLNKAQTNLHDDYNPATVAAAQNTFKVGGEAVLCVGDVLSVHLHSKDSKLPPHAGQTVTKGAPGFTIGRKAVARVGDVSSCNAKIEDGFAQFIVGNKGGAA, encoded by the coding sequence ATGCCAGCCATTTCATTAAATAAAGCCCAAACCAATTTGCACGATGATTACAACCCGGCCACGGTGGCTGCAGCACAAAATACCTTTAAGGTCGGTGGAGAAGCGGTGTTGTGTGTTGGTGACGTATTGTCCGTGCACTTACACAGCAAAGACAGCAAGCTGCCGCCTCATGCGGGGCAGACGGTAACAAAAGGGGCGCCGGGCTTTACCATTGGGCGCAAAGCAGTTGCCCGAGTGGGTGATGTCAGCAGTTGTAACGCAAAGATTGAAGATGGGTTTGCGCAATTCATTGTGGGCAACAAAGGAGGTGCCGCATGA
- a CDS encoding GPW/gp25 family protein, translated as MIGMNAQTGKPLSGVEHLKQSIQDIVTTPKGSRVMRRDYGCGLFELIDRPFSHSLVGDITIAISNALEQWEPRFSLEGVAVHPVGDGKLSIAIEGLYLINGEPVTIEGIQI; from the coding sequence ATGATAGGGATGAATGCCCAGACGGGCAAGCCACTCAGTGGCGTTGAACATTTAAAGCAAAGTATTCAAGACATAGTAACGACGCCCAAGGGAAGCCGGGTGATGCGTCGTGATTATGGCTGCGGCTTATTTGAATTAATTGACCGACCATTTTCACATTCTCTGGTAGGCGACATTACGATTGCTATATCCAACGCACTTGAGCAATGGGAGCCCAGGTTCTCACTTGAAGGGGTGGCGGTGCACCCGGTCGGAGACGGCAAATTATCAATCGCTATTGAAGGGTTATACCTCATCAATGGTGAACCGGTAACCATCGAAGGGATCCAAATCTAA
- a CDS encoding phage tail sheath C-terminal domain-containing protein: MSEFLHGVEVIEAQSGTRPIKTVKSSVIGVIGTAPDADTDAFPANTPVLIAGKRSEAEKLGTQGTLPDALNGIFDQAGAAVVVIRVEGADEAAVMAAMTDSSTDDGKYKGVFAFLGAESVLGVAPRILVAPGYTHQRDGGANPVVSKLVGVAERLRAVIIADGPNTTDAKAIEYRGDQSSRRVFLVDPHVRVFKDGVEKVEPASARVAGMIAKSDNDRGFWWSPSNTAMNGIVGTARPVDFQLGDRQARANHLNENHVATIIRQNGFKLWGNRTCSGDPKWTFLSVVRTADMINDSLLRAHMWAVDRNITKTYIEDVKQSVQSYLDSLKAQGAILGGEIWADEELNSPENLQAGKVYFSFDFTPPTPAEHITFKSILTNNYLEEIV; the protein is encoded by the coding sequence ATGTCTGAATTTCTACACGGTGTAGAAGTCATCGAGGCGCAATCTGGTACGCGCCCTATTAAAACTGTAAAAAGCTCGGTAATTGGTGTTATCGGTACTGCACCTGATGCTGATACAGACGCATTTCCTGCCAATACACCGGTATTGATTGCGGGTAAGCGCAGTGAGGCTGAAAAGCTCGGAACCCAGGGTACGCTGCCTGACGCACTGAACGGGATTTTTGACCAGGCGGGTGCCGCTGTGGTTGTGATCCGTGTTGAAGGTGCAGATGAAGCTGCTGTGATGGCTGCGATGACAGACAGTTCAACGGATGATGGCAAATACAAAGGGGTGTTTGCATTCCTGGGTGCTGAGTCTGTACTGGGCGTTGCACCACGAATTCTGGTTGCACCGGGTTATACGCATCAGCGCGATGGTGGTGCGAACCCTGTTGTTAGCAAATTGGTGGGTGTGGCAGAGCGACTGCGTGCAGTGATCATCGCTGACGGTCCGAATACCACAGATGCCAAAGCCATTGAGTATCGAGGTGATCAGAGCTCACGTCGTGTCTTCCTGGTCGACCCGCATGTCCGCGTATTCAAAGACGGTGTTGAAAAAGTTGAGCCAGCCAGTGCCCGAGTTGCGGGTATGATTGCCAAGTCGGATAACGACCGTGGCTTCTGGTGGAGCCCGAGCAACACGGCAATGAATGGCATTGTAGGCACTGCTCGTCCAGTGGACTTCCAGCTGGGTGACCGACAAGCTCGCGCAAATCATCTGAATGAAAACCATGTTGCGACGATTATTCGTCAGAATGGTTTCAAATTGTGGGGTAACCGCACTTGTTCTGGTGACCCGAAATGGACTTTCCTGTCAGTCGTACGTACTGCGGATATGATCAACGATTCACTGCTGCGTGCACACATGTGGGCGGTTGACCGCAACATCACCAAAACTTACATCGAAGACGTAAAACAAAGTGTGCAGTCTTATCTGGACAGTCTGAAGGCGCAAGGTGCGATTTTGGGCGGTGAGATTTGGGCAGACGAAGAGCTGAATTCGCCGGAAAACCTCCAGGCTGGCAAGGTTTACTTCAGTTTTGACTTTACGCCGCCAACACCGGCTGAGCACATCACCTTCAAGAGCATTCTGACAAACAACTACCTAGAGGAAATCGTATAA
- a CDS encoding phage major tail tube protein, with protein sequence MAMSPKILKKFKLFVDGKGYLGIADEIQLPKVTVKTREVTSGFQAPIELDVGQLEKLEGNITLLEYNADMMKLLGDWSGATTPLTARGAIQAQGQPPQPVVVTLEGFFKEVDMGNWKDGEEAKLTLQYTVQKYKLEINNEVIYEIDLYNDVRKINGTDQMALLRAAIGA encoded by the coding sequence ATGGCAATGTCTCCTAAAATCCTTAAAAAATTCAAACTGTTCGTTGATGGCAAAGGCTACCTGGGCATTGCGGACGAAATTCAGCTGCCAAAAGTCACAGTCAAAACCCGTGAAGTCACATCAGGCTTTCAGGCGCCTATTGAGCTGGACGTAGGTCAGCTTGAGAAACTGGAAGGCAACATTACGTTACTTGAATACAACGCTGACATGATGAAGCTGCTGGGCGACTGGAGTGGCGCAACCACACCTTTGACAGCGCGTGGTGCGATTCAGGCGCAAGGTCAGCCGCCACAGCCTGTGGTTGTGACTCTGGAAGGCTTCTTCAAAGAAGTGGACATGGGTAACTGGAAAGACGGCGAAGAAGCTAAGTTGACGCTGCAATACACCGTGCAGAAGTACAAGCTGGAGATCAATAACGAAGTGATCTACGAAATTGATTTGTACAACGATGTACGCAAAATCAATGGCACAGATCAGATGGCGTTGTTACGCGCAGCGATTGGCGCTTAA